In Pseudomonas fluorescens, the following are encoded in one genomic region:
- a CDS encoding transposase, producing MNERKVYTREFKLHAASMVLDDNCPVPEVCASLDIGPTALRRWVDQVRKEREGQPVKGTKAITEDQRQIQELKAKIKRMEMEAEILKKATALLMSDPDRFR from the coding sequence ATGAACGAAAGAAAGGTCTATACCCGCGAGTTCAAGCTGCATGCTGCCAGCATGGTGCTTGATGATAACTGCCCGGTTCCAGAAGTGTGTGCATCGCTGGATATCGGCCCTACCGCTTTACGGCGTTGGGTCGATCAGGTTCGCAAGGAACGCGAGGGACAGCCAGTCAAAGGCACCAAGGCGATTACCGAAGATCAGCGCCAGATCCAGGAACTAAAGGCCAAGATCAAACGCATGGAAATGGAAGCCGAGATCTTAAAAAAGGCTACCGCTCTCTTGATGTCGGATCCCGATCGTTTTCGATGA
- a CDS encoding IS3 family transposase yields the protein MIAELRESFPTAIVCRVFDVKRSSFYEWLQRRAKPRIRREDLKLKVVELHSESREAMGSRMISKNLKSQNIAIGRGLVRALMREANIVSKQRQPHPFRSKGVEAFVAPNRLKRNFKPTAVDQVWCGDVTSLMVGERWVHLAIVIDLFARRVIGWAFSLVNDANLVSKVLRMATEVRACPPGLMFHSDQGCQYTSRKFQEELKRHGILQSMSHRGQCWDNAPTERFFGTLKSEWVPRSGYSKIEEAKTDMVRFFLYYNRTRLHSYNNYLSPIAMEQKAA from the coding sequence ATGATTGCGGAACTAAGAGAGTCATTCCCGACTGCCATTGTGTGTCGTGTTTTCGATGTGAAGCGCAGCAGCTTTTATGAGTGGCTTCAGCGGCGAGCCAAACCGCGGATCAGACGCGAAGACCTCAAGTTGAAAGTGGTTGAACTGCACAGCGAAAGCCGGGAAGCCATGGGTTCCAGAATGATCAGCAAGAACCTGAAGTCCCAAAACATCGCGATCGGAAGAGGCCTTGTCAGGGCGCTAATGAGGGAGGCCAACATTGTCAGTAAACAACGCCAGCCTCACCCATTCAGATCCAAAGGCGTTGAAGCATTTGTCGCGCCCAATCGACTCAAGCGCAATTTTAAGCCGACTGCAGTTGATCAGGTCTGGTGTGGCGACGTTACCAGCTTGATGGTGGGCGAGCGCTGGGTTCATCTGGCCATCGTGATCGATTTGTTTGCTCGCCGCGTCATTGGCTGGGCGTTTTCGCTGGTCAATGACGCCAACTTGGTCAGCAAGGTGCTACGCATGGCGACAGAGGTGCGAGCGTGTCCTCCTGGACTGATGTTCCATTCAGATCAGGGCTGTCAGTACACCAGTCGCAAGTTTCAAGAAGAACTGAAGCGTCATGGCATTTTGCAAAGCATGAGTCATCGCGGGCAGTGCTGGGACAATGCTCCAACGGAGCGTTTTTTCGGCACGCTGAAATCAGAATGGGTGCCTCGTAGTGGCTACAGCAAGATCGAGGAAGCAAAAACCGATATGGTGCGTTTCTTCCTGTACTACAACCGCACCAGGCTCCACAGCTACAACAACTACCTGTCGCCAATAGCCATGGAGCAAAAAGCGGCATAA
- a CDS encoding glutathione S-transferase — protein MYQLYGYQNSGAAAIEAALELCDIPYRFIDVEASAEAAQALEKLNPLKQIPTLQLPDGGVLTESAAILIHLGLTFPASGLLPPDPAERAQAIRGMAYIVSNCYAAIGIIDYPERWLAEADESSRQNLMEGARRRLHWSWEVFADQFSGELYLGSEKPGALDVLAAVISRWAGSREHLRIARPGFFAWLERIDRHPALAPVFARHWPV, from the coding sequence ATGTACCAGCTCTACGGTTATCAGAACTCTGGGGCGGCGGCCATCGAAGCCGCCCTTGAACTCTGTGATATTCCTTATCGCTTCATCGATGTCGAGGCATCCGCGGAGGCGGCCCAGGCGCTGGAGAAACTCAATCCGCTCAAACAGATACCAACCTTGCAGCTACCCGATGGCGGCGTCCTGACCGAGAGCGCGGCGATCCTGATTCACCTCGGGCTGACCTTTCCCGCATCGGGGTTGTTGCCGCCAGACCCGGCCGAGCGGGCCCAGGCCATTCGCGGCATGGCGTACATCGTCAGCAATTGCTATGCGGCCATCGGCATCATCGATTACCCCGAGCGCTGGCTGGCCGAGGCGGATGAGTCGTCCAGGCAGAACCTCATGGAGGGCGCCCGTCGGCGCCTGCACTGGAGTTGGGAGGTGTTTGCCGATCAGTTCTCGGGCGAGTTGTACCTGGGCAGCGAGAAGCCAGGGGCCCTGGATGTGCTGGCGGCGGTGATCTCGCGATGGGCGGGCAGTCGGGAACATTTGCGCATTGCCCGGCCGGGGTTTTTCGCCTGGCTGGAACGCATCGACCGCCACCCGGCACTGGCACCGGTATTCGCCCGGCATTGGCCAGTCTGA
- a CDS encoding DUF1615 domain-containing protein, with protein MQIRLITSVAVLLVLAGCGSQRTQEPAARSPAEVKAEIVRLLPAKAADPQGWATDIQVAFTAQDISPTTKNLCSVLAVTEQESTFQVNPGVPGLGKIARDEIDRRAAKAHIPGLLVSSALKLDSPNGKSYSNRLNAARSEKELSAIFDDFIDMVPMGKKLFGGFNPVHTGGPMQVGIDFAEQQAKGYPYPVKGSIRHEVFTRRGGMYFGIAHLLGYPVSYPQPLYRFADFNAGWYASRNAAFQNAVSRASGIPLALDGDLVRYGSIMPGTTELAVRTLGKQLDMRNPTIREQLEEGKTLAFEDSKLYRRVFELAERAEGRPLPREVLPGIVLQSPKITRKLTTAWFAKRVDERYQRCMARAVN; from the coding sequence ATGCAAATCAGATTGATCACAAGCGTCGCCGTGTTGCTGGTATTGGCCGGTTGCGGCAGCCAACGGACCCAGGAACCGGCGGCGCGCAGCCCGGCCGAAGTGAAGGCCGAGATTGTGCGTTTGCTGCCGGCCAAGGCTGCTGACCCCCAGGGTTGGGCCACGGATATCCAGGTGGCGTTTACCGCGCAAGACATCTCGCCGACCACGAAAAATCTGTGCTCGGTGTTGGCGGTGACTGAACAGGAGTCGACCTTTCAGGTCAATCCGGGCGTACCGGGCCTGGGCAAGATCGCCCGCGACGAGATCGACCGTCGCGCCGCCAAGGCACACATTCCCGGCCTGCTGGTGAGCAGTGCGTTAAAGCTCGATTCGCCCAACGGCAAAAGCTACAGCAACCGCCTGAATGCCGCGCGCAGTGAAAAGGAACTGAGCGCCATTTTCGACGACTTCATCGACATGGTACCGATGGGAAAAAAACTGTTCGGCGGCTTCAATCCGGTGCATACCGGCGGGCCGATGCAGGTCGGCATCGATTTTGCCGAACAGCAGGCCAAGGGTTATCCGTACCCGGTGAAGGGCTCGATTCGTCATGAAGTGTTCACCCGGCGCGGCGGCATGTATTTCGGCATCGCGCATCTGCTCGGGTATCCGGTGAGTTACCCACAGCCGTTGTACCGCTTTGCGGACTTCAACGCGGGTTGGTACGCCAGCCGTAACGCCGCGTTCCAGAACGCGGTGAGCCGGGCTTCCGGTATCCCGTTGGCGCTGGATGGCGACCTGGTGCGCTACGGTTCGATCATGCCCGGCACCACGGAACTGGCCGTGCGTACCCTCGGCAAGCAACTGGACATGCGCAATCCGACGATCCGCGAGCAACTGGAAGAGGGGAAAACCCTGGCGTTCGAAGACAGCAAACTCTATCGACGGGTTTTCGAACTGGCCGAACGGGCCGAGGGTCGGCCGTTGCCCCGTGAAGTGTTGCCGGGGATCGTGCTGCAAAGCCCGAAAATCACCCGCAAACTCACCACCGCGTGGTTCGCCAAACGGGTCGATGAACGTTACCAGCGCTGCATGGCGCGGGCAGTAAATTAA
- a CDS encoding FAD-dependent oxidoreductase, whose product MHRSDVLIIGAGPTGLVLALWLSKLGVRVRIVDKTSAPGTTSRALAVQARTLELYRQLGLDDAVVQHGHQVKAGNFWVKGEPVAHLPLSQIGEGLTPYSFLEIFPQDEHEQLLIERLEAFGITVERNTELAGFEQTADGITATLHLPDGQQEICQACYLAGCDGARSIVRKILDTGFPGGTYQQIFYVADVQASGPTFNGELHVDLDEADFLAVFPLAASGRARLIGTVRDERAEHAETLRFEDVSSRAIEHMKVQIEQLNWFSTYRVHHRVADHFRKDRAFLLGDAAHVHSPAGGQGMNTGIGDAINLAWKLAAVLSGGAKARLLDTYETERIAFARKLVATTDRVFTFVTADGPIADLLRTRLAPFLLPKMTSFETSRQFLFRTVSQITLNYRGMPLSTGVAGHVHGGDRLPWAHDGEGDNFESLKCLTWQVHVYGDTSDEMIAWCHEHHLPLHVFDWRPAFEAAGLGRNGFYLLRPDTYVAIAETCSDPKVIERYFRDHGIRPFFGAT is encoded by the coding sequence ATGCACCGCAGCGACGTGTTGATCATCGGCGCCGGCCCGACCGGGCTGGTCCTGGCGTTGTGGCTGAGCAAACTGGGTGTGCGCGTGCGGATCGTCGACAAAACCTCCGCCCCTGGCACCACATCCCGGGCACTGGCCGTCCAGGCACGAACGCTGGAGTTGTATCGCCAGCTCGGGCTGGACGACGCCGTGGTGCAACACGGCCATCAAGTAAAGGCCGGCAACTTCTGGGTCAAGGGTGAGCCCGTGGCGCACCTGCCCCTGTCCCAGATCGGTGAGGGCCTGACGCCCTACTCGTTTCTCGAGATCTTCCCGCAGGACGAACACGAACAGCTGCTGATCGAGCGCCTGGAAGCCTTCGGTATCACGGTGGAACGCAACACTGAACTGGCAGGCTTCGAGCAAACCGCAGACGGCATCACGGCCACGCTGCACCTGCCCGACGGCCAGCAGGAAATCTGCCAGGCCTGTTACCTGGCCGGATGCGACGGTGCCCGGTCGATTGTACGCAAGATCCTGGATACCGGATTTCCCGGCGGGACCTACCAGCAGATTTTCTACGTCGCCGACGTGCAGGCCAGCGGCCCGACATTCAATGGCGAACTGCATGTGGATCTCGACGAGGCGGACTTCCTCGCCGTATTCCCGTTGGCCGCCAGTGGTCGCGCGCGCTTGATCGGCACGGTGCGCGACGAGCGCGCCGAACATGCCGAGACCCTGCGCTTCGAGGACGTCAGCAGTCGGGCCATCGAACATATGAAGGTGCAGATCGAGCAACTGAACTGGTTCTCGACCTACCGCGTGCATCATCGGGTGGCGGATCACTTCCGCAAGGACCGGGCGTTTTTGCTGGGTGATGCCGCACATGTGCACAGCCCGGCGGGCGGTCAGGGCATGAACACCGGGATTGGCGATGCCATCAACCTGGCCTGGAAACTGGCGGCCGTGTTGAGCGGCGGTGCCAAGGCCAGGCTGCTCGACACCTATGAAACCGAGCGCATCGCGTTTGCGCGCAAACTGGTGGCCACCACCGACCGGGTCTTCACTTTCGTCACCGCCGACGGACCGATTGCCGATTTGCTGCGTACGCGCCTGGCCCCGTTCTTGTTACCGAAAATGACCTCGTTCGAAACCTCCCGCCAGTTCCTGTTTCGCACGGTGTCGCAGATCACCCTGAATTATCGTGGAATGCCGCTGAGCACGGGCGTTGCCGGGCATGTGCATGGCGGTGATCGCCTGCCCTGGGCCCATGACGGTGAGGGGGATAATTTCGAGTCGCTCAAGTGCCTGACCTGGCAGGTGCATGTCTATGGCGACACCAGCGACGAGATGATCGCCTGGTGCCACGAGCACCACCTGCCACTGCATGTGTTCGACTGGCGACCGGCGTTCGAAGCGGCGGGCCTGGGGCGCAATGGCTTTTATCTGTTGCGGCCCGATACCTATGTGGCGATTGCCGAAACCTGCTCGGACCCGAAAGTGATCGAACGGTATTTCCGCGATCACGGGATCCGGCCGTTTTTTGGCGCGACCTGA